Proteins co-encoded in one Oncorhynchus masou masou isolate Uvic2021 chromosome 22, UVic_Omas_1.1, whole genome shotgun sequence genomic window:
- the LOC135509248 gene encoding PHD and RING finger domain-containing protein 1-like — MDEEDNQDELINRNASHRKDKRPAVWAISDEDSDEGGEESEGASDSGEEEEDLLDGEEEEEEEEEDDSDDGEEDDVVEGAVGGASTDLACLSSDEDTEKCPICLNSFHSQPVATPESCEHYFCLDCILEWSKNANSCPVDRIVFNNIYLRKCYGGKVQKIITVQKPVKAGQEEVIDLELEQTSCEVCGGSDREDRLLLCDGCDAGYHMECLTPPLDAVPVEEWFCPECQANNRRSRGSVEEQSNTESLSSARPTTSRSRLPAAGPTRAIARTQQSERVRASVNHHRITQARIAQISPSFLMPQTTWLDETINAVVAGLNTAVYIRNLTPRVPSSRRRRAVKRRKGQSKRSATGGKGKAAGTGVRRRKRRVRRTKSRRKLVVKKEATSRGRIARSLGIGKPKRGSSLPSVYQPSETTLGSMRADIGAASLSVYGDPYDLDPFTSRDDDEEEQASATSSLLEAKRRGLSRSALLSHQPVARPITAGLSRWGSSLPQLEEVAEVAPVPDLLGSILSGQSMLLMDSSDVVINRDGSLKAIKPVGLSSSMPSSSRSSSSGESVAQLHSEMSPTTAASSLCLPINGDLVAGPCLSPLTPSSPHSATYPTLILSHPHVPAPCRPSPGHSHWEDTGVLPPHGTQRAATSTPTPDAHSRGRETVPPQPQAKKAAAKPVWEAPVLVLPRIPRIKRESGGLTNGNASRGGSSGSSSSANGSGSNSFPDACLNSLGGNRGRQQSVDQQQGRTEGQRPDRAGPSSAFSSSFSSSFSSSDSPSNPARTSSSASSTVCFRINASSVWHAKKLSNASAIVAAGNCLEPASLEEEEAKRKREERRKKQNLLMSSHSPVKEEKEEGDIYDPFHPTGSDSEAESHAGGKPTMVHKEGPSQQVKEGPSKQVKEGPSQQVKEGPSQQVKEGPSQQVKEGPSQQVKEGPSQQVKEGPSQQVKEGPSQQVKEGPSQQVKEGPSQQVKEGASQQVKEGASQQVKEGASQQVKEGASQQVKALSLERDEGSGEGLEVKREPENSDTAKPGHSPHNAPRSVMTGTSTPLSQSQVHLKRERNEPGGEKGQHSKTGNSREPQNQQTTPSLSSLASSHHRNRMVKTEIKSEPQDSPPRSPSRSKSHSRPPGQGRKTSKGRGSSMERRSASNSPEAGRRRGDKAPDQAGRKRRYGGGRRGDKGRESSRRSGSRERRRTRSPSDSSISDISERSRRKKRRSRSPSKDRRRSRSWSGSSSRERSKRKKQRRGSRERNEGRGSEREKGHPSKVKKRDCSQSRSRSRSRERRKDHFRSQPSSSRSKDRVEVRSKDRKRPKSRSRSRERRKEEGSQGPLGSSSTTTFNKLEEQKEKKKVQVLPRVPLKEKSETKEERKEREIKQQMLSSGLKSLSVLSASEVKKESDSNDIRTERLASLSTKLLNESMLLKEIKKEKPAFDILEESLDKPIKKEKPLSTFSTVKDLQQHKEIEKEHPSALIKEACAVSTSDIADQKDQALKETIKTEPIWPELPQHLTSNIPVPPTQTGQSSPSFSTLSTHLVLAPPQAAESIASQQGTPSLIPPVPEALTETPPLVQPISVNPEKHEVEEPSDDDMDVDMMLDSLDYVKTEPGGESGEAGVKQEKEGEGEKGKIGGELVPVTAGAKAKPSVKRVTWNLQEPEGPQPEKTGTKLSLYKLKLKQEGARRPASSAQASSQEAPLGATSLTDPKVQSTKRGSVSIKLPSAISSSSSLTNVALSKPGQEEPNEELGEDDVSRNDKYIKKLHMQERAIEEVKLAIKPFYQKRDITKDEYKDIVRKAVQKVCHSKSGAINPVKVANLVKAYVDKYKHSRKHRKVEDGGKTQEAEMDRTNDPETP; from the exons ATGGATGAAGAAGACAACCAGGATGAGCTGATCAATCGGAATGCCTCACACAGAAAAGATAAAAGGCCTGCAGTATGGGCAATCTCAG ATGAAGACAGCGATGAAGGTGGGGAGGAATCTGAGGGAGCTTCTGAcagtggtgaggaggaggaagacctccttgatggagaggaggaggaggaggaagaagaggaggatgacagtGATG ATGGAGAAGAGGACGATGTGGTAGAGGGTGCGGTGGGGGGAGCGTCTACTGACTTGGCATGTCTGAGCTCAGACGAGGACACTGAGAAATGCCCCATCTGCCTAAACTCCTTCCACAGCCAGCCCGTGGCCACGCCAGAGAGCTGCGAACACTACTTCTGCCTCGACTGCATCCTGGAGTGGTCCAAG AATGCAAACTCCTGTCCTGTGGACAGAATAGTCTTCAATAACATCTACCTGAGAAAATGTTATGGTGGGAAAGTGCAGAAAATT ATCACAGTGCAGAAACCAGTGAAGGCGGGCCAGGAGGAGGTGATCGACCTGGAGCTGGAACAGACCAGCTGCGAGGTGTGTGGAGGGAGTGACCGTGAAGACCGCCTGCTGCTCTGTGACGGCTGTGATGCTGG GTACCACATGGAGTGCCTGACCCCCCCGCTGGATGCTGTCCCTGTGGAGGAATGGTTCTGCCCAGAGTGTCAAGCCAACAACCGCCGTTCAA GGGGTTCAGTGGAAGAGCAGAGCAACACGGAGAGTCTGAGCAGCGCCCGTCCCACAACCAGCCGCTCCCGCCTCCCTGCGGCAGGCCCCACCCGGGCCATTGCCCGCACCCAGCAGAGTGAGAGGGTCCGCGCCAGTGTCAACCACCACCGCATCACCCAGGCACGCATTGCACAG ATCTCCCCCAGCTTTCTGATGCCACAGACCACCTGGCTGGATGAGACTATCAATGCAGTGGTGGCTGGACTCAACACAGCTGTGTACATACGGAACCTCACACCCCGCGTTCCATCCAGTCGACGACGCAGGGCAG TAAAGCGCAGGAAAGGCCAGAGTAAGAGGTCTGCCACGGGTGGTAAGGGCAAAGCTGCAGGCAccggggtgaggaggaggaaacgGCGAGTGAGGAGGACCAAGTCCAGAAGGAAACTG GTGGTGAAAAAGGAAGCTACGTCACGTGGTCGTATAGCCCGTAGCCTAGGGATAGGGAAGCCCAAACGGGGCTCGTCCCTTCCCTCTGTGTACCAACCTTCAGAAACCACTCTGGGCAGTATGAGGGCTGACATAGGAGCTGCTTCGCTCTCTGTCTATGGAGACCCCTACGATCTGGACCCCTTCACTAGCAG ggatgatgatgaggaggagcaAGCCTCGGCGACGTCATCACTGCTGGAGGCCAAGAGGCGTGGCTTATCTCGCTCCGCACTCCTCTCACACCAGCCTGTGGCTCGACCAATCACTGCTGGCCTCTCTAG gtggggctcGAGCCTTCCCCAGTTGGAGGAGGTTGCAGAGGTGGCCCCAGTGCCTGACCTGCTGGGCAGCATCCTATCAGGGCAGAGCATGCTTCTGATGGACAGCTCAGACGTAGTCATTAACAGAGATGGATCCCTCAAGGCTATCAAACCAG TGGGTTTGTCGTCATCCATGCCCAGCAGCAGTAGGAGCAGCAGCTCTGGTGAATCAGTAGCCCAGCTCCACTCAGAGATGTCCCCTACCACAGCAGCCAGCTCCCTTTGTCTCCCCATTAATGGAGACCTGGTAGCAGGTCCCTGCCTGTCCCCTCTCACCCCTTCATCCCCCCACTCGGCCACTTATCCAACTCTCATCCTGAGTCACCCACACGTCCCTGCCCCCTGTAGACCTAGTCCTGGACACAGCCACTGGGAGGACACCGGTGTACTACCCCCCCATGGGACCCAGAGGGCTGCCACCTCCACTCCTACCCCAGACGCTCACTCCAGAGGTAGGGAGACGGTGCCACCACAGCCCCAGGCTAAGAAGGCCGCTGCTAAACCAGTATGGGAAGCACCAGTATTGGTGCTTCCCAGGATACCAAGGATAAAACGGGAGAGCGGTGGCCTGACGAATGGCAATGCCAGCAGagggggtagtagtggtagtagtagcagtgctaatggtagtggtagtaatagctTCCCTGATGCCTGTTTGAACAGCCTGGGTGGGAACAGGGGCAGGCAGCAAAGTGTGGACCAGCAGCAGGgcaggacagagggacagagaccagACAGAGCAGGCCCTTCCTCAGCCTTCTCCAGCTCCTTCTCCTCTTCGTTCTCCTCTTCTGATTCTCCATCTAACCCTGCCCGTACCTCTTCATCAGCATCATCCACGGTGTGCTTCCGGATCAATGCCAGCTCTGTCTGGCACGCCAAAAAGCTTAGCAACGCTTCTGCAATTGTTGCAGCTGGAAACTGTCTAGAACCAGCGtctctggaggaagaggaggcgaagaggaaaagagaggagcgCAGGAAGAAACAGAATCTACTGATGTCCTCACACTCACCGGtcaaagaggagaaggaagagggggaTATATACGATCCCTTCCATCCAACCGGCTCAGACAGTGAAGCAGAGAGCCATGCTGGGGGGAAACCAACCATGGTGCACAAGGAAGGTCCCAGCCAGCAGGTGAAGGAAGGTCCCAGCAAGCAGGTGAAGGAAGGTCCCAGCCAGCAGGTGAAGGAAGGTCCCAGCCAGCAGGTGAAGGAAGGTCCCAGCCAGCAGGTGAAGGAAGGTCCCAGCCAGCAGGTGAAGGAAGGTCCCAGCCAGCAGGTGAAGGAAGGTCCCAGCCAGCAGGTGAAGGAAGGTCCCAGCCAGCAGGTGAAGGAAGGTCCCAGCCAGCAGGTGAAGGAAGGTCCCAGCCAGCAGGTGAAGGAAGGTGCCAGCCAGCAGGTGAAGGAAGGTGCCAGCCAGCAGGTGAAGGAAGGTGCCAGCCAGCAGGTGAAGGAAGGTGCCAGCCAGCAGGTGAAAGCCCTGTCACTGGAGAGGGATGAGGGCTCAGGAGAAGGTCTGGAGGTGAAGAGGGAGCCAGAGAACTCTGACACTGCAAAGCCTGGTCACAGCCCTCACAACGCACCCAGGTCTGTGATGACTGGCACCAGCACACCACTGTCCCAGAGCCAGGTCCAtctgaagagggagaggaatgagCCAGGGGGTGAGAAAGGGCAGCACAGCAAGACTGGCAACAGTagagagccccagaaccagcagACTACACCTTCCTTATCCAGCTTAGCCTCCAGCCACCACAGAAACAGGATGGTGAAGACTGAGATAAAgtcagagccccaggacagcccCCCCAGGTCCCCATCCAGGTCTAAATCACACTCCAGGCCCCCAGGCCAGGGAAGGAAAACATCCAAAGGCAGGGGGTCTTCCATGGAGCGGCGGTCTGCCTCAAACAGCCCAGAGGCaggcaggaggaggggagacaagGCCCCAGACCAGGCAGGGAGGAAGAGACGTTATGGGGGGGgtaggagaggagacaaggggcGAGAGAGTTCTAGGCGTTCGGGAtcgagggagaggagaaggactcGGTCCCCGTCAGACAGCTCTATTTCTGATATCTCTGAGAGGTCTCGCAGGAAGAAGAGACGGTCACGTTCTCCCTCCAAAGACAGGAGGCGCTCCAG GTCATGGTCAGGCTCCAGCAGTAGAGAACGGTCCAAGAGGAaaaagcagaggagagggagcagggagaggaacgagggcagagggagtgaaagagagaagggtCACCCGTCAAAGGTCAAGAAGCGTGATTGCTCGCAGTCTCGCTCGCGTTCCaggtccagggagaggaggaaagaccaCTTCCGATCACAACCATCATCCTCCAGATCAAAGGACAGGGTTGAGGTGCGGTCGAAAGACCGGAAGAGGCCGAAGTCCAGGTCGCgatccagagagaggaggaaagaagaggggTCACAGGGACCACTAGGGTCTTCCTCAACCACCACCTTCAATAAGCTAGAAGaacagaaagagaagaaaaaGGTACAAGTTCTCCCCCGCGTCCCTCTGAAAGAGAAGAGCGAGActaaagaagagagaaaagagcgaGAGATCAAACAGCAGATGCTTTCCTCAGGACTcaaatctctctctgtcctctctgcctcAGAGGTGAAAAAGGAGAGTGACAGCAATGACATTAGAACAGAGAGACTTGCCTCTCTCTCAACAAAACTACTCAATGAGTCTATGCTGCTAAAAGAGATTAAAAAAGAGAAACCTGCCTTTGATATTTTGGAAGAATCACTGGATAAACCAATCAAAAAAGAAAAACCTCTGTCAACATTCAGCACAGTCAAGGACTTACAACAGCACAAGGAGATCGAAAAAGAACACCCTTCCGCCCTCATAAAGGAGGCGTGCGCAGTCTCCACATCAGACATAGCAGATCAAAAAGATCAGGCGTTAAAGGAAACCATCAAGACTGAGCCCATCTGGCCTGAGCTGCCTCAACACCTAACCTCCAACATCCCTGTTCCCCCCACCCAAACTGGCCAATCCAGCCCAAGCTTCTCAACACTCAGCACACACCTTGTCCTTGCTCCTCCTCAGGCTGCTGAGAGTATAGCCAGCCAGCAGGGGACCCCATCCCTGATTCCTCCAGTACCAGAGGCCCTCACAGAGACTCCTCCACTAGTCCAACCCATCTCAGTGAACCCAGAGAAGCACGAGGTAGAGGAGCCTTCAGACGATGACATGGACGTGGACATGATGCTGGACAGCCTGGACTATGTGAAGACGGAGCCAGGAGGAGAGAGTGGCGAGGCTGGGGTCAAacaggagaaggaaggagagggggagaaggggaagaTTGGGGGAGAACTGGTGCCAGTCACGGCAGGTGCCAAGGCCAAACCCTCGGTGAAGAGGGTCACCTGGAACCTGCAGGAGCCAGAGGGGCCACAGCCAGAGAAGACTGGCACTA AGCTGTCCCTCTACAAACTGAAGCTGAAACAGGAGGGAGCTCGCAGACCTGCCTCTTCCGCCCAGGCATCCAGTCAG GAGGCTCCCTTGGGGGCTACGTCACTCACTGACCCCAAGGTCCAGAGCACCAAGAGGGGCAGCGTGTCCATAAAGCTCCCTAGTGCCATTTCCAGCTCCAGCAGCCTAACCAACGTAGCGCTGTCTAAACCTGGGCAGGAGGAACCCAATGAAGAACTGGGAGAGGATGATGTTTCTAGGAACGATAAG